A genomic window from Glycine soja cultivar W05 chromosome 10, ASM419377v2, whole genome shotgun sequence includes:
- the LOC114371503 gene encoding uncharacterized protein LOC114371503 — MPLSMCQRLGDIEIMPTRMTLQLADCSITRPYGVIEDVLIQVKQLVFPTDLMVMDIEEDPDIPIILGRPFMSMTNCIVDMGKGKLELGVEDQKVSFDLFEAMKHPNDMKACFDLDKVEQEIEIAATAMALHFPLEKALINHVECLTREEEHEVQTCIKELDGAGENSEGHTGFEELKNGGKIEKPKVELKTLPAHLKYVCLEDNNSKPVIISSLLKKIDED, encoded by the coding sequence atgcctctctccatgtgcCAGCGACTTGGAGACATAGAGATAATGCCCACACGCATGACCCTCCAGTTGGCTGATTGCTCCATTACTAGACCATATGGAGTGATTGAGGATGTGTTAATTCAGGTCAAGCAGCTTGTATTTCCTACAGATTTAATGGTTATGGATATAGAGGAGGATCCTGACATTCCCATAATATTGGGCCGTCCTTTCATGTCCATGACCAATTGTATAGTAGATATGGGGAAAGGAAAGTTAGAATTGGGTGTGGAGGATCAAAAAGTCTCATTTGACTTATTTGAAGCAATGAAGCATCCAAATGATATGAAAGCTTGCTTTGATCTGGACAAGGTAGAACAGGAAATAGAAATAGCTGCTACAGCCATGGCACTGCACTTTCCTTTGGAAAAAGCATTGATTAATCATGTAGAATGTCTTACTAGAGAGGAGGAACATGAAGTGCAAACTTGTATCAAAGAGTTGGATGGTGCAGGAGAAAATTCTGAGGGACATACTGGatttgaagaattgaagaacggtgggaaaatagaaaaaccaaaagtagAGTTGAAGACCTTGCCTGCACATTTGAAGTATGTATGTTTGGAAGACAATAACTCCAAACCTGTAATTATTAGCAGCTTGTTGAAGAAAATAGACGAAGATTAG
- the LOC114371504 gene encoding uncharacterized protein LOC114371504 — MANFKAAGIIPNFYMMLDSLSGMIHTCPFPSSFGNEYILVVVDYVSKWVEAVATPHNDAKTVKVLKQYNVTHKVASPYHPQTNGQAEVSNRELKKILEKIVASTRKYWSIKLNDALWAYRTTFKTLIGLSPFQMVYGKSCHLPVEMEYKAYWALKFLNFDETASREQRRLQLLELEEMRLTAYESSKLYKERVKKYHDKKLLKKDFQPGQQVLLSNSRLKLFLGKLKSKWSGPFTIKKV, encoded by the exons ATGGCCAACTTCAAAGCTGCAGGAATCATCCCAAATTTCTACATGATGCTTGATTCTTTATCTGGGATGATCCACACTT GTCCCTTCCCTTCGTCTTTTGGCAATGAATATATACTAGTGGTTGTTGACTATGTCTCTAAATGGGTTGAAGCAGTGGCTACCCCACATAATGATGCTAAGACTGTG AAGGTTTTGAAGCAATATAATGTGACACACAAAGTAGCATCACCTTatcacccccaaaccaatgggcAAGCAGAAGTATCAAACAGGGAATTGAAAAAGATTTTGGAGAAAATTGTAGCTTCTACAAGAAAGTACTGGTCTATCAAATTAAATGATGCTTTATGGGCATACAGAACAACATTCAAGACTCTGATAGGGTTATCTCCATTTCAGATGGTGTATGGAAAGTCTTGTCATTTACCAGTGGAGATGGAATATAAAGCATATTGGGCCTTGaagtttttgaactttgatgaaaCCGCATCCAGAGAACAAAGGAGGCTACAACTTTTGGAGTTGGAAGAGATGAGATTAACTGCTTATGAATCTTCAAAGCTGTATAAAGAAAGGGTTAAAAAGTATCATGATAAAAAGCTGCTTAAGAAGGACTTTCAGCCAGGACAACAGGTGTTGCTTTCCAACTCAAGACTTAAATTGTTCCTTGGAAAGCTTAAATCGAAATGGTCTGGACCATTTACCATCAAGAAAGTCTAA